A single region of the Podospora pseudopauciseta strain CBS 411.78 chromosome 1, whole genome shotgun sequence genome encodes:
- a CDS encoding hypothetical protein (COG:U; EggNog:ENOG503NUMT) codes for MASAQGGDSKLFARGKVAELRLELNSGSKKDKNFTTKKIALKKIVANMTMSNNDMVALFPDIIGCMGIQNLEIKKMCFLFLVNYARMRPEVAVKAIPVLEHDMEDPNPLVRALALRTMSYIHVREFVEATVPIVKQLLRDSDPYVRKTAAYTVAKLYDHDRHMVEKSDLIDRLNGLLRDDNPTVVASALAGLMDIWERSDAIKLTIDYSNASKMVAILPDCSEWGQTYILEALMSYVPQEAGEATLLAERIAPRLSHSNSAVVLTCIRVILYLMNYIADQKQISALCRKLSPPLVTLLAKGPEVQYLALRNALLILQRRPEVLRNDIRVFFCKYNDPIYVKVTKLELIFMLANEKNIDEVLTELREYATEIDVHFVRKAVRAIGKLAIKIEPAARRCINLLLELVSTKVTYIVQEATVVIRNIFRKYPNQYESIIGTLCEHLDSLDEPEAKAAMVWVIGQYASRIENSDVLLEDFLDSFSEEPVEVQLALLTATVKLFIQRPTKGQDLVPKVLKWATEETDNPDLRDRAYMYWRLLSTDMEAAKRVVMGEKPAITAESEKLDPQTLEEMCLNVGTLATVYLKPVQTVFRNARPKKLHDSPCLQRQEVAVPGLRQPGDDGNKSLSGFGFGSDKAVQRQGNMSAAVSDADAYFAQQHTRQQDGFGDQGHGGGYVVSQFDAQVPVYSAQGQPNNADLLL; via the exons ATGGCGAGTGCACAGGGAGGAGATTCGAAGCTTTTTGCTCGG GGCAAAGTCGCTGAGCTCCGCCTCGAGTTGAACAGCGGCAGCAAAAAGGACAAGAATTTCACGACGAAAAAGATCGCGCTGAAAAAGATTGTTGCCAATATGACCATGAGCAACAACGATATGGTGGCCCTGTTTCCAGATATTATTGGGTGCATGGGCATTCAGAATCTCGAAATCAAAAAGATgtgcttcttgttcttggtcaACTATGCGAGAATGCGCCCCGAGGTAGCAGTGAAGGCGATTCCTGTTCTGGAACAT GACATGGaagaccctaaccctcttgTACGAGCGCTGGCCTTGCGGACAATGTCTTATATCCATGTGCGAGAGTTTGTCGAGGCCACAGTGCCCATTGTTAAGCAGCTTCTCCGGGATTCTGATCCGTATGTGCGCAAGACGGCTGCGTACACTGTCGCCAAGTTGTATGATCATGACAGGCACATGGTGGAAAAGTCAGACTTGATTGACAGGCTAAACGGCCTGCTGAGGGATGACAACCCGACAGTAGTTGCCAGCGCCTTGGCTGGGCTGATGGATATCTGGGAAAGAAGCGACGCCATCAAACTTACCATTGATTACAGCAATGCGTCCAAAATGGTTGCCATTCTGCCAGATTGCTCAGA ATGGGGCCAAACATACATCTTGGAAGCCCTCATGTCGTATGTTCCACAAGAAGCAGGGGAAGCTACCCTGTTGGCGGAGCGTATAGCACCTCGACTTTCTCACTCCAACTCAGCAGTTGTCCTCACCTGCATCAGAGTAATTCTCTATCTGATGAACTACATTGCCGACCAAAAACAGATCTCCGCCCTCTGCAGGAAACTGTCACCACCGCTCGTCACTCTGTTGGCCAAGGGACCCGAGGTTCAGTACCTGGCCTTGAGGAACGCCCTCTTGATCCTACAGCGCCGCCCCGAAGTCTTGCGCAACGACATCCGCGTCTTTTTCTGCAAATACAACGATCCCATCTACGTCAAGGTCACCAAGCTCGAGCTCATCTTTATGCTGGCCAACGAAAAGAACATTGACGAAGTCCTGACCGAATTGCGAGAGTACGCCACCGAAATCGACGTTCACTTTGTCCGCAAGGCTGTTAGAGCGATCGGAAAGCTTGCCATCAAGATTGAACCCGCCGCGCGCCGGTGCATCAACCTGCTGCTGGAATTGGTGTCAACAAAGGTTACTTATATCGTCCAAGAAGCCACGGTCGTCATCCGCAATATCTTCCGCAAATACCCCAACCAGTACGAGTCCATCATCGGCACCCTGTGCGAGCATCTCGACAGCCTCGACGAACCAGAAGCCAAGGCGGCCATGGTCTGGGTCATTGGCCAGTACGCCTCCCGCATCGAGAACTCGGACGTGCTGCTGGAAGACTTTTTGGACTCGTTTTCCGAAGAGCCCGTCGAGGTTCAACTCGCCCTTTTGACCGCTACAGTCAAGTTGTTTATCCAACGGCCGACAAAGGGCCAGGATTTGGTCCCCAAGGTTCTCAAATGGGCCACCGAGGAAACAGACAACCCCGACCTGCGAGACAGGGCGTACATGTACTGGAGACTGCTGTCGACAGACATGGAGGCGGCTAAAAGGGTGGTCATGGGCGAGAAGCCAGCCATCACTGCCGAGAGCGAGAAGCTGGACCCGCAAACCCTCGAGGAGATGTGTTTGAACGTGGGCACCCTGGCTACAGTGTATCTCAAGCCGGTGCAGACTGTGTTCAGGAATGCGCGGCCCAAGAAGTTGCACGACAGCCCGTGCCTGCAACGTCAGGAGGTGGCCGTTCCTGGTTTGAGGCAGCCGGGGGATGACGGGAACAAGAGTTTGAGCGGGTTCGGGTTCGGTAGTGACAAGGCGGTCCAGAGGCAAGGGAATATGAGTGCGGCCGTATCAGACGCGGATGCCTACTTTGCGCAGCAACACACCAGACAACAAGATGGATTTGGGGATCAGGGGCATGGAGGCGGGTATGTGGTCAGCCAGTTTGACGCCCAGGTACCAGTCTACTCTGCACAGGGGCAGCCAAACAATGCCGACCTTTTGCTGTGA
- a CDS encoding hypothetical protein (COG:S; EggNog:ENOG503P91Y): MGKSKVVTAVFRALQLILSITVLALTLTFLKGQVYGDPPTTTKFTIFVAAFTIVVAVANLLGAIWWTWLEDIVPTIALMALDGIAALLVIAAGIAWSIGLKDTHGCSLGDDDGRGLYFTGLINGGLIDVGGPQPLAGYLREEDLKSPDLAFSRLQGLCHKAVANQSLMFVVGVALCGSLIGLRFWSYKRGGQKTTYV; encoded by the exons ATGGGCAAGTCCAAAGTGGTTACGGCCGTGTTTCGAGCCCTCCAG CTCATCCTATCAATCACGGTCCTGGCTTTGaccctcaccttcctcaaGGGCCAGGTATATGGcgacccccccaccaccaccaagttcACCATCTTCGTTGCCGCCTTCACCATCGTCGTAGCCGTGgccaacctcctcggcgCCATCTGGTGGACATGGCTCGAGGACATTGTCCCAACGATTGCCCTGATGGCTCTGGACGGTATCGCCGCATTGTTGGTCATCGCAGCCGGAATC GCTTGGTCGATTGGACTCAAGGATACCCATGGCTGCTCATTGggggacgacgacggcagaGGCCTGTATTTTACCGGTCTCATCAACGGAGGCTTGATTGATGTTGGCGGACCGCAGCCACTTGCTGGTTATCTGCGCGAGGAGGACCTAAAATCCCCGGATTTGGCATTCAGTAGGCTCCAAGGATTGTGCCACAAAGCTGTCGCGAACCAAAGTTTGATGTTCGTGGTTGGGGTTGCGCTTTGCGGCAGCCTGATCGGGTTGAGATTCTGGAGCTACAAAAGGGGCGGACAGAAGACGACTTATGTGTAA
- a CDS encoding hypothetical protein (COG:S; EggNog:ENOG503P9QH) codes for MPVRIPAATRTEVFCMGAGGLSAFAPFYMIIPGAEERVARQTTKWAPKWERNITMFKSPVERGVQRISPPVARTVQKVEHKLHLEQAAQKTGRGISKSFDKMGMKHN; via the coding sequence ATGCCCGTCCGCATCCCCGCTGCCACTCGGACTGAGGTCTTCTGCATGGGGGCAGGTGGCCTCAGCGCCTTCGCACCTTTCTACATGATCATCCCTGGCGCCGAGGAGCGTGTTGCTCGCCAGACCACCAAGTGGGCGCCCAAATGGGAGCGCAACATCACCATGTTCAAGTCTCCAGTTGAGCGTGGTGTCCAGCGGATCTCGCCCCCGGTAGCCCGCACTGTTCAGAAGGTTGAGCACAAACTTCATCTTGAACAGGCAGCACAGAAGACTGGCCGGGGTATCTCGAAGAGCTTTGACAAGATGGGTATGAAGCACAACTGA
- the RLP24 gene encoding ATPase-activating ribosome biosynthesis protein (EggNog:ENOG503NWVT; COG:J), with amino-acid sequence MRVDNCFFCGRPAWPSKGITFMRNDGKSFRFCRSKCHKNFKMKRNPRKLKWTKAYRKNAGKEMTVDSTLQFAARRNVPVRYDRELFAKTLKAMERISEIKARRERIFYKKRMAGKRAREVAAARKLVADNEHLLPRLRGSEKRRLAELAGERGVDVEELEREELAAKASGKKSKAFGGEVKRLRVRTDGGVEEITESFGGVVGEDDDEDDGFEDEDDEMDTD; translated from the exons ATGCGCGTCGATAACTGTTTCTTCTGCGGTAGGCCCGCGTGGCCTAGCAAGGGTATCACCTTTATGCGCAACGATG GCAAATCCTTCCGCTTCTGCCGCTCAAAATGTCATAAGAACTTCAAGATGAAGCGTAACCCCCGCAAGCTCAAGTGGACAAAGGCCTATCGCAAGAACGCCGGCAAGGAGATGACTGTCGACAGCACTCTGCAGTTTGCCGCCCGCCGCAATGTGCCCGTCCGCTACGACCGCGAGCTCTTCGCCAAGACCCTCAAGGCCATGGAGCGCATCAGCGAAATCAAGGCCCGCCGCGAGAGAATCTTCTACAAGAAACGCATGGCCGGCAAGAGGGCGCGCGAGGTTGCCGCGGCCAGGAAGCTGGTGGCTGACAACGAGCACTTGCTTCCCAGACTCAGGGGCagtgagaagaggaggttggctgAGTTGGCTGGTGAGAGGGGTGTCGATgttgaggagctggagagagaggagcTCGCCGCCAAGGCTTCcgggaagaagagcaaggctttcggtggtgaggtgaaGAGATTGAGGGTCAGGACTGACGGTGGCGTGGAGGAAATTACCGAGTCTTTCGGCGGTGTTGTGggcgaggatgacgacgaggacgacggattcgaggacgaggatgatgagatggataCCGACTGA
- the ryh1 gene encoding GTPase Ryh1 (COG:U; BUSCO:EOG09264JHE; EggNog:ENOG503NYN5) encodes MAQTGAGGSYNNPLKKFKLVFLGEQSVGKTSLITRFMYDSFDNMYQATIGIDFLSKTMYLEDRTVRLQLWDTAGQERFRSLIPSYIRDSSVAVVVYDISNAKSFQNTRKWIDDVRAERGNDVIIVLVGNKTDLNDKREVTTAQGEEEARKNNLMFVETSAKAGHNVKNLFKKIAQALPGMEGADGSAAASAQASSQMIDVKSTTTPQQDGCSC; translated from the exons aTGGCGCAAACAGGAGCGGGCGGGTCCTACAACAACCCGCTGAAGAAATTCAA GCTGGTATTTTTGGGCGAGCAAAGCG TCGGCAAGACATCTCTCATCACACGGTTCATGTACGACTCGTTCGATAACATGTACCAGGCCACCATTGGCATTGACTTCCTCTCCAAG ACAATGTATCTTGAAGACAGGACAGTACGGCTTCAGCTTTGGGACACGGCAGGCCAAGAACGTTTCCGCAGCTTGATCCCCTCATATATCCGTGACTCGAGCGTTGCAGTAGTGGTCTACGATATATCAA ATGCCAAATCCTTCCAAAATACCCGGAAATGGATCGACGACGTCCGCGCAGAGCGAGGCAACGACGTCATCATTGTGCTGGTAGGCAACAAGACGGATCTCAACGACAAGCGTGAGGTTACCACCGCccagggtgaggaggaagcgcGCAAGAACAACCTCATGTTTGTCGAGACCAGTGCCAAGGCGGGTCACAACGTCAAGAACCTCTTCAAAAAGATTGCGCAGGCTCTGCCCGGGATGGAAGGGGCTGACGGGtcggctgctgcttctgcgcAGGCCAGCTCCCAAATGATCGATGTTAAGAGCACAACTACACCACAGCAAGACGGGTGTAGTTGCTAG
- a CDS encoding hypothetical protein (COG:S; BUSCO:EOG09263C55; EggNog:ENOG503NZY5): MPVLKAPSGNTNAPSQYKQPSRKGKKAWRKNVDVTDITKGLDQLNTQKIIGGVIAEKDSADLFVLDVKGDASITKKFPKIKKGLKSDEILAARSAVPAVPMRKRPAHDKTTDGVLPVKRQRKEYVSGKELSRLKRVADGQHDSTVDIVDAAFDPWADEPKPEPEKAVELAFLPEKEKPKKPKTLEQQSISLSANGKPIPAVYVPKGGASYNPDFTEYRERLIEESEKAVEAEKKRLAELEAERIKLEAAARSAAEAEAAEARADLSEWEDDSAWEGFESAGEELSVKAKRPRRKTQAERNRIKRRKEEERRQKHEAAMKAKNAQAERIKQIALEVAEKERQLALEKAEFSDAEEIGDDEKLRRKQFGRYRLPEKDLELVLPDELQDSLRLLKPEGNLLKDRYRSMLVRGKMEARRKIPYKRLAKTKITEKWTYKDFQLPA; encoded by the exons ATGCCTGTTCTTAAGGCCCCCTCGGGCAATACCAATGCCCCATCGCAGTACAAACAACCATCCaggaagggcaagaaggcgTGGCGCAAGAATGTCGACGTTACCGACATCACGAAGGGCCTTGACCAGCTGAATACTCAAAAGATTATTGG TGGAGTAATTGCGGAAAAGGATTCTGCCGATCTGTTCGTTCTCGACGTCAAGGGCGATGCCTCTATCACCAAGAAGTtccccaagatcaagaagggcCTCAAGTCAGATGAGATTCTTGCGGCTCGGTCAGCAGTACCGGCTGTGCCTATGCGCAAGCGCCCCGCTCACGACAAGACCACAGATGGTGTTCTTCCAGTCAAAAGGCAGCGCAAGGAGTATGTCAGCGGCAAGGAGCTCAGCAGATTAAAGAGGGTGGCAGATGGGCAACACGACTCAACGGTTGACATCGTCGATGCCGCATTTGACCCTTGGGCCGACGAGCCAAAGCCAGAGCCAGAGAAGGCCGTCGAGCTGGCTTTCCTGCCCGAGAAAGAGAAacccaagaagcccaagaccCTCGAACAACAATCCATCTCACTCTCTGCCAACGGCAAACCGATCCCTGCTGTCTATGTACCGAAGGGTGGCGCCAGTTACAACCCCGACTTCACCGAGTATCGAGAACGGTTGATCGAGGAAAGCGAGAAGGCTgtggaggccgagaagaagcgTCTTGCCGAATTAGAAGCGGAAAGGATTAAACTTGAGGCCGCCGCTCGATCAGCCGCCGAGGCTGAAGCTGCCGAGGCAAGGGCGGATCTTTCAGAGTGGGAGGACGATTCTGCTTGGGAAGGATTCGAGAGTGCGGGAGAGGAGCTCAGTGTCAAGGCCAAGCGGCCAAGACGCAAAACACAGGCTGAGAGAAACAGAAtcaagagaagaaaggaggaaGAACGGAGGCAGAAACACGAGGCGGCCATGAAGGCAAAGAATGCCCAGGCCGAGCGGATCAAGCAAATTGCGTTGGAGGTGGCAGAGAAGGAAAGGCAGTTGGCCCTTGAAAAGGCCGAGTTCAGTGATGCGGAGGAGATTGGTGATGACGAGAAGCTGCGGAGGAAACAGTTTGGCCGGTACAGGCTGCCGGAGAAGGACTTGGAGCTTGTGCTTCCAGACGAGCTTCAGGATTCGTTGAGACTCCTGAAGCCAGAAGGCAACCTGCTCAAGGACAGGTACAGGAGCATGTTGGTTCGGGGCAAAATGGAGGCTCGGAGAAAGATTCCCTACAAGAGGctggccaagaccaagatcACAGAGAAGTGGACGTACAAGGACTTCCAGCTCCCAGCCTAA
- a CDS encoding hypothetical protein (COG:S; BUSCO:EOG09264KSI; EggNog:ENOG503P544): MPATTLPPWAIELKNPPPYKPKSSIPDPTGYPSSQPSNSKKDKKTAPKRDPPSPEEMDTLKLKKAWEVALAPIKSLPMTAIMMYMSGNSLQIFSIMMIVMAFKNPIMGILGTNQAFERFETETNKGKVLQVKLVYVVMQIVALALGVWKVNGMGLLPTTRSDWLAWEAQREPVEFAVPGL, from the exons ATGCCAGCTACAACGTTACCGCCATGGGCGATTGAGCTCAAGAACCCCCCACCATATAAGCCCAAATCGTCGATCCCCGACCCCACTGGCTATCCCTCTTCGCAACCCTCAAACTCCAAA aaagacaagaaaacTGCCCCCAAACGCGACCCTCCATCTCCCGAAGAAATGGACACCCTCAAACTCAAAAAGGCCTGGGAGGTTGCCCTCGCCCCGATCAAGTCTCTGCCCATGACCGCCATCATGATGTACATGTCCGGCAATTCGCTCCAAATATTCAGCATCATGATGATTGTTATGGCTTTCAAGAACCCTATTATGGGAATACTCGGCACGAACCAGGCGTTTGAGCGGTTCGAGACGGAGACTAACAAGGGCAAGGTGCTGCAGGTGAAGCTCGTCTATGTGGTCATGCAAATCGTGGCGCTTGCGCTGGGCGTTTGGAAGGTGAATGGGATGGGACTGTTGCCTACGACGAGGAGCGACTGGTTGGCGTGGGAGGCGCAGAGGGAGCCGGTGGAATTTGCGGTGCCAGGTTTATGA
- a CDS encoding hypothetical protein (MEROPS:MER0003297; COG:O; EggNog:ENOG503NYAX) — translation MRPALFFGTRSGVSANRFNEQSLVTPARLTISYQTLASRSPLQHTHSTLFTKYHNHPFPFKALNLPGKKFNNHLFFLRTTAQRFSTTVSSSLPSPPHPSTVNPTIATMNGSNLTPSVRTKRKEPPHALDARHPKHHRANGDLDTSGGENTPDRPDDSFIEPEYEEPDDKLAALLPAGPDTAEWQETIQRVVRNVVSIRFCQTCSFDTDPALTSEATGFVVDAERGYILTNRHVVGSGPFWGYCVFDNHEEVDAYPVYRDPVHDFGILKFDPKAIKYMPVEALQLRPDLAKVGIEIRVVGNDAGEKLSILSGVISRLDRNAPEYGEGYSDFNTCYYQASAAASGGSSGSPVVDIDGYAVALQAGGRSDGASTDYFLPLDRPLRALKCLQEGNPITRGDIQTQFVLKPFDECRRLGLTPEWEAQVREKFPKETNMLVAEIILPGGPSHKKIEEGDVLIKVNGEMLTQFIRLDDILDSSVGGTVKLLVLRGGDEVEVEVEVGDLHKITPDRFVSVAGGSFHELSYQQARLYGVACKGVYVCEAGGSWRFESSECGWLIQTVDHKKTPDLDTFIDVLKGIPDKSRVVVTYKHLRDLHTLNTTIIFVDRHWAKKMKLAVRNDKTGLWDFTNLADPLPPIPPVPTKARFIQLEHTSHPAVADLVRSFVHVQCTLPVKLDGFPKNRKWGMGLVVDAEKGLVVISRAIVPYDLCDISITIADSIVVEGKVVFLHPLQNYAIIQYDPKLVEAPVLSAKLGNEQISQGASTYFIGYNRIGRIVHAATTVTESFAVTIPANSGAPRYRAVNFDAITVDTSLSGQCGSGVLVAQDGTVQALWLTYLGERSHSTHRDEEYHLGLATPTLLPVLKQIQDGIVPKLRMLPVELRAVQMLQARLMGVSEEWIEKVSVANTAHHQLFMVTKCTCERVEEKEAPALLEGDIILTLNGSMITRISDLDVMYANEFLDAVIVRERQELKLKLPTVAADDVETHRAISFCGAIIHRPHHAVRQQISELFSEVYVSARTRGSPAYQYGLAPTNFITHVNNKPTPDLESFLAAVVRIPDNTYFRMRAVTFDSVPWMVTMKKNEHYFPTVELIKDPEEETGWRRVTYEGGGKVVQGEGEDGVVPVPGDAADMDVDVDV, via the exons ATGCGGCCAGCCCTCTTTTTCGGCACGCGCTCAGGTGTTTCTGCCAACAGATTCAATGAACAGAGCTTGGTTACACCAGCAAGACTCACAATCAGCTACCAAACATTAGCTTCCCGTTCACCTCTTCAACACACTCATTCCACTTTATTTACCAAATATCATAATCACCCATTCCCCTTCAAAGCCTTGAATCTACCAGGCAAAAAGTTCAACAATCACCTCTTCTTTCTACGTACGACCGCCCAGCGATTTTCCACAACCGTGTCATCATCactaccatcaccaccacatccatCTACCGTCAACCCCACCATCGCCACGATGAACGGTTCCAACCTGACCCCGTCAGTTCGCACCAAGCGCAAAGAGCCACCCCATGCACTGGATGCCCGCCACCCCAAGCATCATCGCGCCAATGGGGATCTGGATACTTCGGGCGGCGAGAACACCCCCGACAGACCCGACGACAGCTTCATCGAGCCCGAATACGAAGAGCCTGACGACAAGCTGgctgccctcctcccagctGGTCCTGATACCGCCGAATGGCAAGAAACCATCCAGCGGGTGGTACGAAATGTCGTCTCAATCCGCTTTTGCCAGACATGTAGCTTCGATACAGACCCCGCCTTGACCAGCGAGGCCACGGGGTTCGTGGTAGATGCGGAGAGAGG GTACATCTTGACAAATCGTCACGTTGTTGGGTCAGGACCCTTCTGGGGTTACTGCGTGTTTGATAAccacgaggaggttgacGCCTACCCCGTGTATCGCGATCCGGTCCACGACTTCGGCATCCTGAAATTCGACCCCAAAGCCATCAAATACATGCCTGTTGAGGCCCTCCAGCTTCGGCCAGATCTGGCAAAGGTGGGCATTGAGATTAGAGTGGTCGGCAACGATGCTGGAGAAAAGCTCAGTATCCTCTCGGGTGTGATCAGCAGATTGGACCGGAATGCTCCCGAATATGGCGAAGGGTACAGCGATTTCAACACATGCTACTACCAGGCTAGCGCCGCAGCCAGCGGCGGTTCTTCGGGCAGTCCCGTGGTAGACATCGATGGATATGCCGTGGCGCTTCAAGCTGGAGGGAGAAGCGACGGTGCTTCCACAGACTACTTCCTCCCATTAGACCGCCCTCTCCGCGCGCTCAAGTGTCTGCAAGAAGGAAATCCCATCACCCGCGGAGATATCCAAACTCAGTTCGTTCTTAAGCCGTTCGACGAATGCCGGAGATTGGGCCTGACCCCTGAGTGGGAGGCTCAAGTCCGCGAAAAGTTCCCCAAGGAGACCAACATGTTGGTTGCCGAAATTATTCTCCCTGGGGGTCCCTCGCACAAGAAGATCGAGGAAGGCGATGTGCTGATCAAAGTCAACGGTGAAATGCTGACTCAGTTCATTCGCCTGGATGATATTCTGGACTCCAGTGTTGGAGGTACTGTCAAGCTTTTGGTGCTGCGTGGCGGCGATGAGGTCGAAGTCGAGGTGGAGGTCGGTGATCTGCATAAGATTACGCCTGATCGATTCGTCTCGGTTGCGGGCGGTAGCTTTCACGAGTTGTCGTACCAGCAAGCCCGTCTGTACGGTGTGGCCTGCAAGGGTGTCTACGTCTGCGAGGCCGGTGGTTCTTGGCGCTTTGAGAGCTCTGAATGCGGGTGGCTAATCCAGACTGTGGACCATAAGAAGACACCCGACCTCGATACCTTCATTGACGTTTTGAAGGGGATTCCGGATAAGTCTAGGGTTGTTGTCACATATAAACATCTGCGAGATCTGCACACTTTGAACACCACCATTATCTTCGTCGACCGCCACTGggccaagaagatgaagcTGGCAGTCAGAAACGACAAGACTGGACTTTGGGacttcaccaacctcgcggacccccttcccccaatcCCTCCGGTTCCCACCAAGGCCAGATTCATTCAGCTGGAGCACACATCTCACCCTGCCGTGGCAGATCTCGTTAGAAGCTTTGTTCATGTTCAATGCACTCTTCCGGTCAAGCTGGACGGCTTCCCGAAGAACCGGAAGTGGGGAATGGGCCTGGTCGTGGATGCAGAGAAGGGCCTCGTGGTGATCTCCAGAGCCATCGTTCCGTACGATCTCTGCGATATCAGCATCACTATCGCCGATTCCATTGTGGTGGAGGGCAAAGTGGTCTTTCTCCACCCTCTGCAAAACTACGCCATCATTCAGTATGATCCTAAGCTGGTTGAAGCGCCGGTTCTTAGCGCCAAACTGGGTAACGAGCAGATCAGCCAAGGTGCCTCAACTTACTTCATCGGCTACAACAGAATCGGCCGAATCGTTCACGCGGCCACCACGGTCACCGAGAGTTTTGCTGTGACGATTCCGGCAAACTCCGGGGCGCCCCGTTATCGTGCTGTCAATTTCGACGCTATCACTGTCGACACCAGTCTCAGTGGACAGTGCGGCAGCGGAGTCTTGGTTGCGCAGGACGGTACCGTTCAGGCCCTGTGGTTGACATATCTGGGAGAGCGTTCTCATTCGACCCACAGAGATGAGGAGTACCATCTCGGCCTTGCCACTCCTACTCTGCTGCCCGTCCTCAAGCAGATTCAGGATGGCATCGTCCCCAAGCTGCGCATGTTGCCAGTCGAGCTCCGCGCTGTCCAGATGCTTCAGGCGCGCCTAATGGGTGTCTCTGAGGAATGGATCGAGAAGGTCTCTGTGGCCAATACTGCCCATCACCAGCTCTTCATGGTCACCAAGTGCACCTGTGAGCGTGTGGAGGAGAAAGAGGCCCCGGCTCTGCTTGAGGGCGACATAATTTTGACCCTGAACGGCAGTATGATCACCAGAATATCTGATCTCGATGTCATGTACGCCAACGAGTTTCTGGATGCCGTGATTGTGCGTGAGCGTCAGGAGTTGAAGTTGAAACTACCCACCGTCGCGGCTGATGACGTCGAGACGCACCGGGCAATCTCCTTTTGCGGTGCCATCATTCATAGACCACACCATGCCGTCAGACAACAAATCAGCGAACTATTCAGCGAGGTCTATGTCTCTGCCCGGACTCGTGGATCCCCGGCGTATCAGTATGGGTTGGCGCCGACCAACTTCATTACACatgtcaacaacaagccgACTCCGGACCTGGAGAGCTTCTTGGCTGCGGTTGTTAGGATTCCCGACAATACCT ATTTCCGCATGAGGGCAGTGACGTTTGATAGTGTGCCGTGGATGGTTACCATGAAGAAGAACGAGCATTATTTCCCCACAGTGGAGCTCATCAAGGACCCTGAGGAGGAGACTGGGTGGCGGAGAGTCACCTACGAAGGCGGCGGCAAGGTGGTTcaaggtgaaggggaggatggggttgttcCCGTTCCTGGGGATGCTGCAGATATGGACGTTGACGTGGACGTGTAA
- a CDS encoding hypothetical protein (COG:S; EggNog:ENOG503Q4RT) — protein sequence MISSRSSCRLRLPRPRSFLGFMSLQTGTELVSLALLFNKATGIYGLLTLFTGFQMSILQFTAYFLSIAVIAVLAFCLPHIRKGTPFQNLLLAWVYAVDTIVSGLYTTAFATGWYIQLKEMQATVASGAPEEEEFQMVEPRGETTTPVRDDGIDTAFSMVLIIGFTLIRIYFSLVIMAYARAVILRFVDERVPESDEDDESGSAPNPFAEGAPLGEGLEGKIGRYMISVGKSYWLGGRKEDEEWAKDVHSKFRSSRR from the exons ATGATATCCTCACGATCGTCGTGCCGGCTTCGGCTGCCTCGCCCAAGG TCATTCCTAGGCTTCATGTCCCTACAGACCGGCACGGAGCTTGTCTCTCTTGCGCTCTTGTTCAACAAGGCGACGGGAATCTATGGCCTCCTTACCCTCTTCACGGGCTTTCAGATGTCGATCCTTCAGTTCACCGCCTATTTCCTTTCGATTGCCGTTATCGCCGTTCTGGCGTTCTGCCTCCCACATATTCGCAAGGGAACGCCGTTTCAAAACCTCTTGCTAGCCTGGGTTTACGCGGTGGACACGATTGTGAGCGGACTATACACGACAGCTTTTGCGACGGGGTGGTACATACAGTTAAAGGAGATGCAGGCCACTGTCGCCTCAGGAGCTCCCGAAGAAGAGGAATTTCAAATGGTTGAGCCTAGGGGCGAGACAACCACCCCAGTCAGAGACGACGGCATCGACACGGCGTTTAGCATGGTGCTTATTATTGGGTTTACACTTATCAGGATTTACTTCAGCTTGGTTATCATGGCCTATGCTCGGGCCGTTATCCTGCGGTTTGTTGACGAGAGGGTGCCCGAGTctgacgaggatgatgagtcCGGGTCGGCACCAAATCCGTTTGCTGAGGGTGCCCCCCTGGGAGAGGGATTGGAGGGCAAGATTGGGAGGTACATGATTTCTGTGGGGAAGAGCTATTGGCTTGGTGGAAgaaaggaggatgaggaatgGGCTAAAGATGTTCATTCAAAAttcaggagcagcaggagatgA